The Klebsiella quasivariicola region CGTCGGCCAGTGCTGCCGCCTTGTTCAGGGCGGGCGGCCCGGGCGACAGAGCTGGAGTGGCAGGGGTGCTCTGACTGGCAGGTCCCGTGCTTTCCTGCCCCCCTGGCCCGAACAGGCCAAACGGATTACTGTCCATGCCCAGATTTTTACGCTCCTGCTGCACCGCCCCGGAGGAGGGCGGCGGCGCGGTGTGAGATTCTTTCTCATCACCCCTTTTCAGGGCGCTGAGCAGACGATCGCCACCGGATGCCAGCGCGATGACCAGGACCAGACTCAGCAGGCTGACGATCAGCGTGCGGCGACCGGAAGCTTTACGGAAACGGGACACTTCCGGCTGACCAGGCGATGTTTTCTGCTCCGGCTCCTGATATGTCATTGCCGCGCGGGCGCGTTCACGGGCTTCCGCTTCCCGTTCTGCGGTGGTTTTTTCCGGTTCGTCCGGGAAAGATTTGTCGGTCATTTTGCCTCCAGCATAACGGAGGGTGAAACAGTGTCACTGTTGGTCAGCGGGATGCGCCCGAACCCGTCGTTTTCGATCCCCACCACCGAGGTACCGTAGCGCAGTACCAGCTGCGGCGATGCCGGAACCACCATCACGGTGTAGCTGCCCCGTTTAACCGTTCCGGGCGTGACAGCCTGCTCCTGACCATTAACCACCCTGAAAACGGAAGGCAGGGTTTTCGAGGGAGAAAAACCGATATACGCGAAACGACCGTCATCCCAGGTAAAGTCCGGGGCGATGGCGGCGGAACAGGCGGCCACCCGTTTTGTATAGCGCCAGTTGCGCGGCGTGGTGGTCTGCCCGAATGCCGCCGCTATCCGCTGCCGGTCCAGTGTTTCCTCCTGTCGTTGCTGGCGGGTGGCGCTGGCGGCGGCTGACTTTTTCCTCTGCTCATCGGGATAGTGGTAGCGGATAACAAAGGCCTGGGCGGGCGAGTCTTTATCCAGCACGTTCAGCTCCAGGCTGTAATCGCGCTTCGAGGTCACCACGAACAGATTGGTTTTCCAGTCTTTTTCCGTCGGCAGAAACACCTGGCTGACGTTGTTGCCGCTGGCATCCGTGACCGGCTGGGTAATCGGGTTCGGGCTGACGCCCACCCGGTTATCGCTTTTCGTCACGGTCCAGCCTTTGGGAAAACCCGCCTGCGCATCGATAACGGTTTCATCATCGTCAAACACCAGCATGGTGACGTAGCCGGGGCGGGTACTGACGACCGTGGCGTTCTGGTTGTTGTATGTGACGTTCTGCATCCGGCTGTCATACGCGCTGCCGCGCGGTGTCGCTGCGCTCCATGCCACGCATGACATCATTAAGCCAGAGAGGAGCAGGGTATGTTTCAGCATCATTCCCCCCTCAGCTCTTTGTCGCGCTGGTAGCTGGTGACGATAAAGCCCAGCGGGTTCACTTCGCGCTGGCTGTTGGTCAGTTGCCGGTGCGGAACGTAGCGGTAAGTGAGGCGGATATTCCACACATCCGTTTTCACGGAATTATCAGCAATACGACGAATTGTGCGCTTAATACGCAGTGTTGCCAGATTATCCGGCCCGGTGGCAGGCGCATGCACATTGGAAATAATGGCGATATCAACAACATATTCCGCCTTGTTAAAAATCACGTCCGGGGCCTGGTCGCCGTTAAACCCGT contains the following coding sequences:
- the virB9 gene encoding P-type conjugative transfer protein VirB9, whose protein sequence is MMLKHTLLLSGLMMSCVAWSAATPRGSAYDSRMQNVTYNNQNATVVSTRPGYVTMLVFDDDETVIDAQAGFPKGWTVTKSDNRVGVSPNPITQPVTDASGNNVSQVFLPTEKDWKTNLFVVTSKRDYSLELNVLDKDSPAQAFVIRYHYPDEQRKKSAAASATRQQRQEETLDRQRIAAAFGQTTTPRNWRYTKRVAACSAAIAPDFTWDDGRFAYIGFSPSKTLPSVFRVVNGQEQAVTPGTVKRGSYTVMVVPASPQLVLRYGTSVVGIENDGFGRIPLTNSDTVSPSVMLEAK